A section of the Lutra lutra chromosome 3, mLutLut1.2, whole genome shotgun sequence genome encodes:
- the LOC125095045 gene encoding transcription factor BTF3-like, protein MKETIMNQEKLAKLQAQVRIGGKGTARRKKKVVHRTATADDKKLQFSLKKLGVNNISGIEEVNMFTNQGTVIHFNNPKVQASLAANTFTITGHAETKQLTEMLPSILNQLGADNLTSLTRLAEALPKQSVDGKAPLATREDDDDEVPDLVENFDEASKNEAN, encoded by the coding sequence atgaaagaaactatCATGAACCAGGAGAAACTCGCCAAACTGCAAGCACAAGTGCGCATCGGTGGGAAAGGAACTGCTCGCCGAAAGAAGAAGGTGGTTCATAGAACAGCTACAGCAGATGATAAAAAACTTCAGTTCTCCTTAAAGAAGTTAGGGGTAAACAATATCTCTGGTATTGAAGAAGTGAATATgttcacaaaccaaggaacagtgaTCCACTTTAACAACCCCAAAGTTCAGGCATCGCTGGCAGCGAACACTTTCACCATTACAGGCCATGCTGAGACAAAGCAGCTGACAGAAATGCTACCCAGTATCTTAAACCAACTTGGTGCAGACAATCTGACTAGTTTAACAAGACTGGCTGAAGCTCTGCCCAAACAATCTGTGGATGGAAAAGCACCACTTGCTACCagagaggatgatgatgatgaagttccagatcttgtggagaattttgatgaagcttccaagaatgaagcaaactga